The genomic interval CCCGTGCCGGCGGCGGGCGGTCGCGCGCGCCTGCGGAGCCTGCCGCTCGAGGCGGTCGCGCGCGAGGCGGTCATCACCGCGCCGGGGGCGGTCATCGCCTACGTCACGGACATCCGCCGCTCGGCGGCGAACGACCGGCGCGTCCTCGAGCTGGCGCGCGGCGCCGACCACTTCTTCTGCGAGGCGGCGTTCCTCGAGCGCGACGCCGACCACGCGGCGCGCAAGCACCACCTGACGGCGCGGCAGGCGGGCGAGCTGGCGCGGCTCGCCGGCGCGCGCAAGCTCACGGTCTTCCACTTCTCGCCGAAGTACGAGGACGAGGAGGAGGCGGTGCGCGCGGAGGCCGAGGCTGCGCATGGTTCACCCCTGGGGTAAAGAAATATCTTGACAGACCTTTCCTTGCGCCCTAACTTGGCTATA from bacterium carries:
- a CDS encoding ribonuclease Z translates to PVPAAGGRARLRSLPLEAVAREAVITAPGAVIAYVTDIRRSAANDRRVLELARGADHFFCEAAFLERDADHAARKHHLTARQAGELARLAGARKLTVFHFSPKYEDEEEAVRAEAEAAHGSPLG